From Nerophis lumbriciformis linkage group LG11, RoL_Nlum_v2.1, whole genome shotgun sequence, one genomic window encodes:
- the trub1 gene encoding pseudouridylate synthase TRUB1 has protein sequence MAGNNAAPSLTSSLSKLQSLHGLFAIYKKQGPTSADVLNNLKEVLLKEAGVKNANPRKRKKQSLKMGHGGTLDSAASGVLVVGVGNGTKMLSTMLTGSKKYTAVGELGKATDTLDASGSVTTEKDFKHVTRLDIEEKLHSFVGDIMQVPPLYSALKKDGQRMSVLLKKGHNVEAKPARPVTVYKLTLQEFKPPLFTLDIECGGGFYVRSLVDDLGKAVSSCAHVKELIRTKQGQFTLEDHALQEEHWTLEHILKSLHLCPDEVAAAEGST, from the exons ATGGCTGGAAACAACGCAGCGCCGTCACTTACCAGTTCGCTATCCAAACTGCAGTCCCTGCATGGACTGTTTGCAATCTATAAGAAGCAAGGACCGACCTCTGCAGATGTCTTGAATAATCTCAAAGAAGTTTTGCTGAAGG AAGCTGGCGTGAAGAACGCGAACCCGAGGAAGAGGAAGAAACAAAGTCTTAAAATGGGCCACGGAGGAACACTCGACAGCGCTGCCAGCGGAGTGTTGG ttgttggtgttggaaatggCACAAAAATGCTCAGCACAATGTTGACCGGTTCCAAG AAATATACTGCTGTAGGGGAGCTGGGAAAAGCAACGGACACTCTTGATGCTAGTGGCAGTGTTACCACAGAGAAAGACTTTA aACATGTTACCAGGTTGGACATTGAGGAGAAACTTCACAGTTTTGTTGGCGATATCATGCAAGTCCCACCACT ATACTCTGCTTTGAAAAAAGATGGTCAGCGGATGTCGGTGCTTTTGAAGAAAGGTCACAATGTTGAGGCGAAGCCAGCAAGACCTGTCACGGTGTACAAGTTGACGCTCCAAGAGTTCAAGCCCCCTCTCTTCACTCTGG ATATTGAATGTGGAGGTGGATTTTATGTCAGAAGCTTGGTGGATGACCTGGGAAAAG CTGTCTCTTCATGTGCTCACGTCAAGGAGCTGATCCGCACCAAACAGGGTCAGTTCACCTTGGAAGATCATGCCTTACAGGAAGAGCACTGGACACTGGAGCATATCCTTAAATCATTGCACCTGTGTCCGGACGAGGTGGCAGCAGCAGAGGGTAGCACCTGA